Proteins encoded within one genomic window of Cherax quadricarinatus isolate ZL_2023a unplaced genomic scaffold, ASM3850222v1 Contig267, whole genome shotgun sequence:
- the LOC128695026 gene encoding uncharacterized protein yields the protein MPLLPSDFSEKEELVSAGELLNTSPVKACAEQSKEKGKSVARKSRATPDVATMSGATPDVATTSGATPDVATSSRKPTTSRKRKRSDVSVATTITTVATLINPTTIYTSVITTPTVTYVTTSPRMSVTPVMTADVATPHVATPVVPSSAVASTSTAADASASDSVCVSSAKRRVSMYNKITPVVVEKKMISMEDDRFDEILSFVHCSECLSRKVEVTYYKHHLETVVAMSCTECKAVLVKKPRGISRQLNVLTGRMVYAEMVAGGGYNSFLRRNALCNLPGITHETFSRYTSMITRVSIQSCNRILAETRAIVRKEYAKQDTLSDARGVVDIDVTYDGTWHTRGHHSNFGIGVAIDALTKLVVDYQVLCKYCFLCVNMKSRLNKKKITVETYEKFKENHERKCNKNYSGSSGKMEVEAALIIWQRSLKQKLRYKTIVSDGDSATYKGITELNDGAGPYQGLQVTKEECINHYAKRLKNRLTSLVKLHYTEKQLRTGKNRKEYHVKRKAMLTDFMIDKLAQYFQKNLRDSRGTDVETMRNGILASFFHCSSTDDNPEHHLCPPGSASWCFYQKALADNLPPPSHSTMKVKFQLQPDDFNKVHEIYKDLTRDDMMERCIQGRTQNPNESLHQRIWAYCNKALYRNKWQVDFSVSHAIAEYNVGYERSCLDIQLGYGRSSLNQKRLKDMDRYMQRLQTPRSKKRKTVVDTSYEAGGH from the coding sequence ATGCCATTACTACCCTCTGACTTCTCAGAAAAGGAAGAATTAGTTTCAGCTGGTGAACTTCTGAACACTTCTCCTGTGAAGGCGTGTGCTGAGCAAAGCAAGGAAAAAGGGAAGAGTGTGGCCAGGAAGTCCAGGGCCACTCCAGATGTGGCCACCATGTCTGGGGCCACTCCAGATGTGGCCACCACGTCCGGGGCCACACCAGATGTGGCCACTTCAAGCCGCAAACCTACAACATCGAGGAAGCGGAAACGAAGTGACGTATCTgtggccaccaccatcaccactgtggcCACATTGATCAACCCTACGACTATATATACATCTGTCATCACCACACCCACAGTTACATATGTGACGACCTCACCACGTATGAGTGTAACCCCTGTGATGACTGCAGATGTGGCCACCCCACATGTGGCTACCCCAGTTGTGCCTAGTTCAGCTGTCGCCAGCACATCGACAGCTGCTGACGCGAGTGCCAGTGACAGTGTTTGTGTATCAAGTGCCAAACGACGAGTGTCAATGTATAATAAGATAACTCCTGTTGTTGTCGAGAAGAAAATGATAAGTATGGAAGATGATAGGTTTGATGAAATTCTGTCATTTGTTCACTGTTCCGAGTGTTTATCAAGGAAGGTGGAAGTTACATATTATAAGCATCACTTAGAAACTGTTGTTGCTATGTCGTGTACCGAGTGTAAGGCTGTTTTAGTGAAAAAGCCACGTGGTATTAGTAGGCAGCTGAATGTTTTGACTGGTCGAATGGTGTATGCTGAAATGGTGGCTGGTGGAGGCTACAATTCATTTCTTCGTAGAAATGCCTTGTGTAACCTACCTGGTATAACTCACGAAACATTTAGCAGGTACACAAGCATGATTACCAGGGTATCCATTCAGTCTTGCAACAGAATTCTAGCTGAAACAAGGGCAATCGTTCGTAAGGAATATGCCAAACAAGACACTTTGTCAGACGCACGTGGAGTTGTTGATATTGATGTGACGTATGATGGCACCTGGCATACTAGGGGCCATCATTCTAATTTTGGCATTGGTGTGGCTATTGATGCCTTGACAAAGCTTGTTGTTGACTATCAAGTGTTGTGTAAATACTGTTTCTTGTGTGTCAATATGAAAAGTCGTttgaataagaagaaaattactGTGGAAACGTATGAAAAATTTAAAGAAAACCATGAAAGGAAATGCAACAAAAACTATTCCGGCTCCTCAGGAAAAATGGAGGTAGAAGCAGCGCTCATCATTTGGCAAAGATCACTGAAGCAGAAGTTGAGGTACAAGACCATAGTGTCTGATGGTGATAGTGCAACCTACAAAGGAATTACTGAACTCAATGATGGTGCTGGTCCATACCAAGGTTTACAAGTTACAAAAGAAGAGTGCATCAACCATTAtgcaaagcggctgaaaaataggTTGACAAGCTTGGTAAAATTGCACTACACGGAAAAACAACTTAGAACCGGAAAAAATAGAAAGGAGTATCACGTGAAGAGGAAAGCAATGTTGACAGATTTCATGATTGACAAGCTTGCTCAGTATTTTCAGAAGAACCTAAGGGACAGTCGTGGAACTGATGTTGAAACTATGAGGAATGGAATACTTGCAAGCTTCTTTCACTGTTCCTCCACTGACGACAACCCAGAGCATCACCTTTGTCCACCTGGTTCTGCTTCATGGTGTTTTTACCAGAAGGCATTGGCagacaacctaccaccaccatcccactcaACCATGAAAGTGAAGTTTCAGCTACAACCCGACGACTTCAACAAGGTGCATGAAATCTACAAGGACCTCACCCGAGATGACATGATGGAACGATGCATACAGGGACGAACACAAAACCCAAATGAAAGCCTTCACCAAAGAATATGGGCGTACTGCAACAAAGCCCTGTATAGAAATAAGTGGCAAGTTGATTTCTCCGTCAGCCACGCGATAGCAGAGTACAATGTAGGATACGAAAGAAGTTGTCTGGACATACAACTTGGATATGGGCGTTCCTCATTGAACCAAAAACGTCTGAAGGATATGGACAGATATATGCAGAGACTCCAAACTCCAAGAAGCAAGAAGAGGAAGACGGTGGTGGACACCTCCTATGAAGCTGGAGGCCATTAG